In Aerosakkonema funiforme FACHB-1375, the genomic stretch AGCTGCGGGTGTGGTAAAGTTCGCTTTCTTGCCAAGTAAATAGTAACTTGATTGAATAATCTTATATTTTTTATTAGGGTGCTATTTATGCCGATGCCGAAGAAACCCAGACGGCGATGCTTAAACTGTGAAAGAGAAACGAAAAGAGCGGTGGATAAGTATTGTAATAGTTACTGTAAAAACGAACATCAATATACAGTATATATAGTTTCCTGGCTGAATGGAAAAGTCAGCGGCGGTAAGAAATCGGGTACTGTATCGAATCATGTGAGAAGGTACTTGATTAGGAACTTTGGCGAAAAGTGTTCTTTATGCGGTTGGTGTGAAGTAAATCCATATACAGGTAAAATTCCTCTG encodes the following:
- a CDS encoding HNH endonuclease signature motif containing protein; amino-acid sequence: MPMPKKPRRRCLNCERETKRAVDKYCNSYCKNEHQYTVYIVSWLNGKVSGGKKSGTVSNHVRRYLIRNFGEKCSLCGWCEVNPYTGKIPLEVDHIDGNWQNNSPDNLRLLCPNCHSLTPTYKARNKGKGRSWRRELYAMSKQQSVTLKE